In Quercus lobata isolate SW786 chromosome 12, ValleyOak3.0 Primary Assembly, whole genome shotgun sequence, a genomic segment contains:
- the LOC115971675 gene encoding uncharacterized protein LOC115971675, producing the protein MDYLDEIVENSNTWAGPSPMDSTDRTRTNTTTSSGSVFKLKEDDNMSAKISMLTKEIETLKMKGKEQVHAFNSYWPNNSSYSNNYNPNIRNHPYLSYENVLNPPAPRNFNSPHASLSSRPSLEDALSTFIERQSEQNQKFESMLTRLDEEVREIKSHITRLTNSLSGIERGKLPSQTQPNPINQNLKIGSKDKHEEVKAVTILRSGKEIDKSSPLVTKKSKETPVEKEKDETESLGFGEIEQCPIPPPFPQALKLPRKLDITSKILDHLHQVKINLPLLHVIKQVPTYAKVIKDLCTIKKKHHVKKTAFLTEQVSAVIQHKTSPKYKDLGCPMISCTIGDYIMEHVLLDLGASVILIPFSVYQKLGLGELKPTSITLQLVDHSVREPRGIVKDVLVKIEQFYYPVNFIVLDYQPVLHPSVHTPIILGRPFFTTANALINCRNGRMQLTFGSMTLELNIFHVAKQPHEDDDYAYVNLIGAVVQEEFNKNCFSDPLETLLNNSVSSYDLECDICVSENFSLLDSS; encoded by the exons ATGGATTATCTTGATGAGATAGTTGAAAACTCTAACACATGGGCTGGACCTAGCCCTATGGACTCCACTGATAGGACTAGAACTAACACTACCACTTCTAGTGGAAGTGTTTTTAAGTTGAAGGAAGATGATAACATGAGTGCAAAAATCAGCATGTTAACTAAAGAAATAGAGACACTCAAAATGAAAGGAA AAGAACAAGTACATGCATTTAATTCATATTGGCCAAATAATTCTTCATATTCTAACAATTATAACCCAAATATTCGAAATCATCCGTATTTGAGTTATGAAAATGTGTTGAATCCTCCTGCTCCAAGGAATTTTAATTCACcacatgcatcattatcatctAGACCTTCCTTGGAGGATGCACTTAGTACTTTCATTGAAAGGCAAAGTgagcaaaatcaaaagtttgaaTCCATGCTCACTAGGCTAGATGAAGAGGTAAGAGAGATCAAGAGTCATATAACTAGGCTTACAAATTCATTGAGTGGGATAGAGAGAGGGAAGCTTCCTTCCCAAACTCAACCCAATCCCAtaaatcaaaatctaaaaattggcTCTAAGGATAAACATGAGGAAGTAAAAGCTGTGACTATTTTGAGGAGTGGTAAAGAGATTGATAAAAGTTCTCCTTTAGTAACTAAGAAATCTAAGGAGACCCCGGTTGAAAAAGAGAAGGATGAAACTGAGTCACTTGGATTTGGTGAAATTGAACAATGCCCAATCCCTCCACCATTTCCACAAGCCTTAAAATTACCTAGGAAATTGGACATCACATCTAAGATATTAGATCATTTGCATCAAGTCAAGATAAATTTGCCATTATTGCATGTTATCAAGCAAGTGCCTACATATGCCAAGGTAATTAAGGACCTATGCACCATCAAGAAAAAGCATCATGTGAAGAAAACCGCATTCCTAACGGAACAGGTAAGTGCAGTTATCCAACATAAGACGTCACCAAAGTATAAGGATCTGGGTTGTCCTATGATCTCTTGTACTATTGGAGATTACATCATGGAGCATGTATTGCTAGATCTTGGGGCAAGTGTTATTTTGATCCCTTTCAGTGTATATCAAAAACTTGGACTTGGTGAGTTAAAACCTACTTCAATAACTTTACAGTTGGTTGACCACTCTGTAAGGGAGCCGAGAGGGATTGTTAAGGATGTGTTGgtaaaaattgaacaattttattATCCTGTTAATTTTATTGTTCTAGATTACCAACCTGTTTTACATCCTAGTGTTCATACCCCTATTATTTTGGGTAGACCTTTTTTTACCACAGCTAATGCTTTAATTAATTGTAGGAATGGAAGAATGCAACTCACTTTTGGTTCCATGACTTTGGAGCTAAACATATTTCATGTGGCTAAACAACCACATGAGGATGATGACTATGCTTATGTGAACCTTATTGGGGCGGTGGTTCAAGAAGAGTTTAATAAGAATTGTTTTTCTGATCCTCTTGAAACTCTTCTTAATAATTCTGTTAGTTCTTATGATTTAGAATGTGATATTTGTgtttctgaaaatttttctttgttggattCCTCATAG